A stretch of DNA from Brassica napus cultivar Da-Ae unplaced genomic scaffold, Da-Ae ScsIHWf_875;HRSCAF=1241, whole genome shotgun sequence:
tttgtttcttcaaatTAATGATACGACGTCGTTAATCAAGGCATCAACAAATGAATGTTAAAGTACATTCAGCCCAATACTAATGAAACACAGCCCAAAACGAATatcaaaaccctaaacgaaAGGGCTCACTCAGAAACCCTAATTATAAAAATCAATTTCATTTTTATCCCTGCACTCTCTTCCTCTAAGCCAAGGCGGAAACTACAGAAGGAAGAAGTGACCTTGCTGTGATCTTTAACAATGGTAAGCTTCGTCTTTACAAAGCTTTCACATTTCTCAGTTTATCTCAGATTTTGATTATACATGTTAGGTCTTCGTTATCTGGGCGTTGAATTGTTTAAGCATTAGATTTGCGTTGATCTTAATTATGTTTAATTGATCGGATAAGAGTAATGAAAGTTGAAGTGTTATTTGTTATGTATAGTCGAGGAGAAAGACAAGAGAGCCGAAGGAAGAGACAGTGACACTTGGACCAGCTGTTCGTGATGGAGAGCAAGTCTTCGGTGTTGTTCACATCTTCGCTTCCTTCAACGACACTTTCATtgtattgtttcttttttatttgtcacCAATTTCTATTATATCTCTAGAAGTATATGTGAAGCTTACTTACATTGTTGTGTCTGATACGTTTTTGCAGCACGTTACTGATTTGTCTGGACGTGAAACCCTTGTCCGTATCACTGGTCAGCATCTATTCATTGAGAACACATATgttatcgtccgtgtgttgtTTAGTATGTGTTAGATGTATTGTTACTTAGTCTCACAACTAGGAAATTAAATGGCgagtgttttttaatttattaggtGGAATGAAGGTGAAAGCTGACAGGGATGAGTCATCGCCTTACGCAGCTATGCTTGCTGCGCAAGACGTTGCTCAGCGATGCAAGGAGCTTGGAATCACCGCTATGCACGTGAAGCTCCGTGCTACGGGTGGAAACAAGACCAAGACACCTGGTCCCGGTGCTCAGTCCGCTCTTAGAGCTCTTGCCCGTTCCGGCATGAAAATTGGCCGCATTGGTAAGCCTCATTGCCATAAGCTAATCTCAACTAAGACTTGGTTTAGTGAGCATTTCTAACATTgtacttgttgttgttgtttcagaGGATGTTACTCCGATCCCAACAGACAGTACCCGCCGAAAGGGTggtagaagaggaagaaggctctGAGTTTTCTATGGCTATTTATTTAATCTCATGCGTTTCATTTcataacaatgtttttttttttgagttttgtgaACGAGTTTCGGATTGATCGCTTTTTGTTAAATTGAACAACATATATCTACTATCATTAGTCTATGGCCTTGGTGAATGACTTCATTGCTGTTATCATTATTGTCAAAAGTCACTTATTCAAAGTcttcatcatttttgtttagAGATCTGTGGTACTGTGGTTATTTAAATGTGATAAAGTAAATCGTTGCCCTTCTATTATATTTTTCCTTCGGACA
This window harbors:
- the LOC111215560 gene encoding 40S ribosomal protein S14-2, with product MSRRKTREPKEETVTLGPAVRDGEQVFGVVHIFASFNDTFIHVTDLSGRETLVRITGGMKVKADRDESSPYAAMLAAQDVAQRCKELGITAMHVKLRATGGNKTKTPGPGAQSALRALARSGMKIGRIEDVTPIPTDSTRRKGGRRGRRL